A window of Microbacterium luteolum contains these coding sequences:
- a CDS encoding DNA polymerase IV, translating into MADWVLHVDMDQFIAAVEVLRRPELAGRPVIVGGRGDPTERAVVSTASYEARAFGIGSGMPLKIAARKAPEDAVFLPVDHDAYASASADVMAALRTLPGVVLEVIGWDECFLGVTTDDPERTARDAQAAVLEATGLHCSVGIGDNKVRAKIATEFGKPRGTFRLTEDNWFEVMGAKPTRDLWGVGSKVQKRLAEHGIATVRELADADEQELVTEFGPKMGVWYHGLGSGLGPHVVDDTPWVARSHSRETTYQQNLTTAAEVETSIRELAGHAFDDCAAEGRPVIRVHLKVRYAPFETKTFGRKLPAPTDRRADVIDAAVALGSTLDAEREIRLLGVRAEMAMPDDGDAVERTPVRGRI; encoded by the coding sequence ATGGCCGACTGGGTGCTGCATGTGGACATGGATCAGTTCATCGCCGCCGTCGAAGTGCTCCGCCGCCCGGAACTCGCCGGCCGCCCGGTGATCGTGGGCGGACGCGGTGATCCGACGGAGCGCGCCGTGGTCTCGACCGCGTCCTACGAGGCGCGGGCGTTCGGCATCGGCTCGGGGATGCCGCTCAAGATCGCCGCGCGGAAGGCGCCGGAGGACGCCGTCTTCCTGCCGGTCGATCACGATGCGTACGCATCTGCCTCCGCAGACGTGATGGCGGCACTGCGCACGCTCCCCGGCGTCGTGCTGGAGGTGATCGGATGGGACGAGTGCTTCCTCGGGGTGACCACCGACGACCCGGAGCGGACGGCTCGCGACGCGCAGGCCGCCGTGCTCGAGGCGACCGGACTGCACTGCTCCGTCGGCATCGGCGACAACAAGGTGCGCGCCAAGATCGCGACCGAGTTCGGCAAGCCGCGGGGTACCTTCCGACTCACCGAGGACAACTGGTTCGAAGTGATGGGCGCGAAGCCCACGCGCGATCTGTGGGGCGTCGGGTCGAAGGTGCAGAAGCGTCTCGCCGAACACGGCATCGCGACGGTCAGAGAGCTCGCCGACGCCGACGAACAGGAGCTGGTGACGGAGTTCGGCCCGAAGATGGGTGTCTGGTACCACGGGCTCGGCTCCGGCCTCGGACCGCACGTCGTCGACGACACGCCGTGGGTCGCGCGCAGTCACAGCCGGGAGACGACCTACCAGCAGAACCTCACGACCGCGGCGGAGGTCGAGACCTCGATCCGTGAGCTGGCCGGTCACGCCTTCGACGACTGCGCCGCGGAGGGGCGGCCGGTCATCCGTGTGCATCTGAAGGTGCGGTACGCGCCCTTCGAGACGAAGACGTTCGGCCGCAAGCTCCCGGCCCCGACCGATCGGCGTGCCGACGTCATCGACGCGGCGGTCGCGCTCGGGTCCACGCTGGACGCCGAGCGCGAGATCCGTCTGCTGGGCGTGCGCGCCGAGATGGCGATGCCGGACGACGGCGACGCCGTCGAACGGACGCCGGTGCGAGGGCGGATCTGA
- a CDS encoding DUF1304 domain-containing protein, producing MLIVGLVLAAAAAAFHVFIFALESLKWTEPETRKIFGVASEADAVTMKQLAFNQGFYNLFLALTTLLGIGLVIVGSPTVGLTLVFAGTGMMVAAALVLVLSDRTKVRAAVMQGTLPLLAVIGTAIGVALS from the coding sequence ATGCTCATCGTCGGTCTCGTCCTCGCCGCCGCAGCCGCGGCCTTCCACGTGTTCATCTTCGCGCTCGAGTCGCTGAAGTGGACCGAGCCCGAGACGAGGAAGATCTTCGGCGTGGCCAGCGAAGCGGATGCCGTCACGATGAAGCAGCTCGCCTTCAACCAGGGCTTCTACAACCTCTTCCTCGCGCTGACGACCCTGCTCGGTATCGGCCTCGTGATCGTCGGCTCACCCACCGTCGGGTTGACGCTCGTCTTCGCCGGTACCGGCATGATGGTCGCCGCCGCGCTCGTGCTGGTGCTCTCCGACCGCACGAAGGTCCGCGCCGCTGTGATGCAGGGAACGCTCCCGCTCCTCGCCGTGATCGGCACGGCTATCGGCGTCGCCCTCAGCTGA